A portion of the Microlunatus phosphovorus NM-1 genome contains these proteins:
- a CDS encoding VWA domain-containing protein, with amino-acid sequence MRVSYPLVLAISLLLAIGLTVGTVLLSRRRSAAMAAAGVTITGRRARHLGRWFSLAGVFVLAFAAAGPMATLPVARSAGTVILAMDVSNSMRATDVTPDRLTAAKEAALAFIDAQPDSVDIGVVGFDQGALTSSAAGQDRTVTKAAVESLRISGGTSLTAAILGSLSAITGRSVTIGKDGELPDLGSWSSATIVLFSDGEDSGGTDRDDDVAAAATIAQNAGVHIETVGVGTVDGTTVEVDGFRVHTALDTPRLTTIAQTTGGSYHAALDGTTLNGVASDIDLRLTVAKQPVPLAGGFSGVALALLVVGTLLTAVSTGRLV; translated from the coding sequence ATGAGAGTCTCCTATCCCCTCGTTCTCGCGATCAGCCTGCTGCTGGCGATCGGGCTGACCGTCGGCACTGTCCTGCTGAGCCGGCGCCGATCGGCGGCCATGGCGGCGGCCGGGGTCACGATCACCGGCCGGCGCGCACGGCACCTGGGTCGGTGGTTCTCCCTGGCCGGGGTGTTCGTGCTGGCTTTCGCCGCAGCCGGTCCGATGGCCACCCTCCCGGTGGCGCGCAGCGCCGGCACGGTGATCCTCGCGATGGACGTCTCGAACAGCATGAGGGCCACCGATGTCACCCCGGACCGCCTCACCGCAGCGAAGGAGGCGGCGCTGGCGTTCATCGACGCCCAGCCGGACAGTGTGGACATCGGGGTCGTCGGCTTCGACCAGGGCGCCCTGACCTCCTCGGCCGCCGGCCAGGATCGTACGGTGACCAAGGCTGCGGTGGAGAGCCTCCGGATCTCCGGCGGCACCTCGCTCACGGCCGCGATCCTCGGCTCCCTGAGCGCGATCACCGGCAGGTCGGTGACGATCGGCAAGGACGGTGAGCTCCCCGACCTGGGCTCGTGGAGTTCCGCGACGATCGTGCTGTTCTCCGACGGCGAGGACTCCGGCGGGACCGATCGCGATGACGACGTCGCCGCCGCCGCGACGATCGCCCAGAATGCCGGCGTCCACATCGAAACAGTAGGTGTGGGCACCGTCGACGGGACGACGGTCGAGGTCGACGGCTTCCGGGTGCACACCGCTCTCGACACGCCACGGCTGACCACGATCGCCCAGACCACCGGCGGCAGCTACCACGCGGCCTTGGACGGCACCACGCTCAACGGCGTCGCCTCCGACATCGACCTCCGGCTGACCGTGGCCAAGCAGCCGGTGCCACTGGCCGGCGGGTTCAGCGGTGTCGCGCTGGCGTTGCTGGTCGTCGGCACCCTGCTCACCGCCGTCTCGACGGGGAGGTTGGTCTGA
- a CDS encoding S1C family serine protease: protein MDPVGTGRLRGFRAPGADPAERTDPAEHPDPTDRGDSAAAPSSSASSAPASPDLGDTPYAGDREDSPYAGEVMTIGKSPPRRSRRTPKPQRQHPPQKVGRTTTRDRVARPASWRWTIAATAALVVAMAVIATLAFKLGSSTTAPAADTASTPAPTPSTATPLPVPVLYQQVAPSVVLITTTKGSLGSGVIVNDSGLVLTAHHVISGGGRISILFADGTKATAKVAATNPKSDIATLMPAKLPEVVVPAVLGGGIAVGSDVVAIGNPLGLRDSTTTGVVSGLGRTTKTTSGGTLSGLIQFDAAVNPGSSGGPLLNAQGLVVGVVVSIADPGKDDAFAGIGFAVPIGTALAGGDGDEGPGNRGPQL from the coding sequence ATGGACCCCGTCGGCACCGGGCGGCTGCGGGGGTTCCGCGCGCCCGGCGCCGACCCAGCGGAGCGCACCGACCCAGCTGAGCACCCCGATCCGACCGACCGCGGCGACTCCGCGGCCGCGCCTTCCTCCTCCGCCTCCTCCGCGCCGGCCTCACCAGACCTGGGAGACACTCCGTACGCCGGAGACCGGGAAGACAGTCCGTACGCCGGCGAGGTCATGACGATCGGCAAATCCCCGCCACGCCGCTCCCGGAGAACACCTAAACCACAGAGACAGCACCCCCCTCAAAAGGTCGGCAGGACCACGACACGCGACCGGGTCGCCCGACCAGCCAGCTGGCGCTGGACGATCGCCGCAACAGCCGCCCTCGTGGTCGCCATGGCCGTCATCGCAACGCTGGCGTTCAAGCTGGGTTCCAGCACGACCGCGCCTGCGGCCGACACAGCGAGCACGCCGGCGCCCACCCCGTCGACGGCCACCCCGCTCCCAGTCCCTGTCCTCTATCAGCAGGTCGCACCGTCGGTGGTGCTGATCACCACGACGAAGGGATCGCTCGGCTCCGGGGTGATCGTCAACGACAGCGGTCTCGTGCTCACCGCCCATCACGTGATCTCCGGCGGCGGCAGGATCTCGATCCTGTTCGCCGACGGCACCAAGGCCACCGCGAAGGTTGCCGCCACCAATCCGAAGTCCGACATCGCCACGCTGATGCCGGCAAAGCTGCCCGAGGTCGTGGTCCCTGCCGTGCTCGGCGGCGGCATCGCCGTCGGCTCCGACGTGGTTGCGATCGGCAACCCGCTCGGCCTGCGGGACAGCACGACCACCGGTGTGGTGTCGGGTCTCGGTCGGACCACGAAGACGACGTCCGGCGGAACCCTGTCGGGTCTGATCCAGTTCGACGCCGCCGTCAATCCGGGCAGCTCCGGCGGCCCACTGCTGAACGCCCAGGGCCTCGTCGTCGGCGTCGTGGTGTCCATCGCCGACCCGGGCAAGGACGACGCGTTCGCCGGCATCGGCTTCGCGGTGCCGATCGGCACCGCGCTCGCCGGCGGCGACGGTGACGAGGGCCCCGGCAACAGAGGTCCCCAGCTATGA
- a CDS encoding AI-2E family transporter, which produces MTDPTTAAKRADREPASHTGLSPASRVLLTLATATITIAGLYLARGVIGPLAVAALVVMVAHPVRRPLERRGVPSWLATAAVIVVAYLILVIMGLLLVIAVAQFVDLLPQYADRFTALEEQLVPIISQIGLDAESARTMLGSISPAKLLGLAGAVSSAVLGASTAFFFVLAYIVFMAADAGTFGALYRRFADTKAGVIDTLTRFSQSVRKYLLVNTVFGAVVAVLDGIVLVVLGLPAPMLWAILAFVTNYIPNIGFVIALIPPALLALLTGGWADALAVVIAYCVINMVMQTFIQPKFVSDAVRLSLTLTFFSVVFWSIVLGPIGAVLAIPATLLVRALLLEGDPGAFWARWLTGDQAEPLEPA; this is translated from the coding sequence ATGACCGATCCCACGACGGCAGCCAAGCGCGCTGACCGTGAACCGGCCAGCCATACCGGGCTGAGTCCAGCCAGCCGCGTGCTGCTGACCTTGGCCACCGCGACCATCACGATCGCCGGGCTGTATCTGGCCCGCGGCGTGATCGGCCCCCTTGCCGTCGCGGCACTCGTGGTCATGGTGGCGCACCCGGTTCGCCGTCCGCTCGAGCGCCGCGGCGTCCCGTCCTGGCTTGCCACGGCGGCGGTGATCGTGGTCGCGTACCTGATCCTGGTGATCATGGGACTGCTGTTGGTCATCGCCGTGGCCCAGTTCGTCGATCTGCTCCCCCAGTACGCGGACCGGTTCACGGCACTGGAGGAACAGCTGGTGCCGATCATCAGCCAGATCGGCCTGGACGCCGAGAGCGCCCGCACCATGCTCGGGTCGATCAGCCCGGCCAAGCTGCTGGGACTGGCAGGCGCAGTCAGCAGCGCCGTGCTGGGCGCCAGCACGGCGTTCTTCTTCGTCCTCGCCTACATCGTGTTCATGGCGGCGGACGCGGGGACGTTCGGCGCCCTCTACCGACGCTTCGCCGACACCAAGGCCGGCGTCATCGACACCTTGACGCGGTTCTCTCAGTCTGTCCGCAAATATCTGCTGGTCAACACCGTCTTCGGGGCCGTGGTCGCGGTTCTCGACGGCATCGTGCTGGTCGTTCTGGGGCTGCCGGCCCCGATGCTCTGGGCGATCCTGGCCTTCGTCACCAACTACATCCCCAACATCGGGTTCGTCATCGCGCTGATTCCACCGGCGCTGCTCGCGCTGCTGACCGGGGGCTGGGCTGACGCTCTGGCGGTGGTCATCGCGTACTGCGTGATCAACATGGTGATGCAGACCTTCATCCAGCCCAAGTTCGTCAGCGACGCAGTCCGATTGAGTCTGACCTTGACCTTCTTCTCGGTGGTGTTCTGGAGCATCGTTCTCGGGCCGATCGGCGCTGTGCTGGCCATTCCGGCGACCCTGCTGGTCCGCGCCCTGTTGCTCGAAGGCGATCCGGGGGCGTTCTGGGCACGCTGGCTGACCGGCGACCAGGCAGAGCCACTCGAGCCCGCCTGA
- a CDS encoding FUSC family protein, whose translation MSTSEPGQRSQPPGLTWSWGHALVGAVYAIPAAVVAMIDPALGVPLAVGVLPAAIIGIPARRRERIRILLIGTLAGASVFVGGLLSHLPMPATAVLLAATVAAAALTASMASAGRVVLALCAPMVGVGLSYGDYAESIATFALLTAGAAFAWVVALCWPERAAPERPQTPLPPRHAMLGYGARMGVAAALTYAIAASLGLDHPGWAPAACLLVARPQLDLLQQRGVARVLSVTVGALAAVLLLWLQPSNATLAFVCVAMLGAIAGTAGSRWYITSAFTTLLVFVMLLNGHTDETVAKVNERVGETVLGVAAAYLFGWAIPVLRSRLTRQTGEPTG comes from the coding sequence ATGAGCACCAGCGAACCGGGGCAGCGGAGTCAGCCGCCAGGGCTGACCTGGTCGTGGGGACACGCCCTGGTCGGTGCGGTGTACGCGATTCCGGCTGCCGTGGTGGCGATGATCGACCCCGCACTGGGCGTACCGCTGGCGGTGGGTGTGCTCCCTGCCGCCATCATCGGCATCCCCGCTCGACGCCGCGAGCGGATCAGGATCTTGTTGATCGGCACGCTGGCCGGCGCCTCGGTGTTCGTAGGCGGACTGCTGTCGCACCTGCCGATGCCGGCAACGGCGGTGCTGCTGGCAGCCACGGTGGCGGCAGCGGCTCTCACCGCCTCGATGGCATCCGCCGGACGTGTCGTCCTCGCCCTGTGCGCTCCCATGGTCGGCGTCGGCCTGTCCTACGGCGACTACGCCGAGTCCATCGCCACGTTCGCCCTCCTCACCGCCGGTGCCGCCTTCGCCTGGGTCGTCGCGCTGTGCTGGCCCGAGCGCGCCGCACCCGAGCGGCCCCAGACACCGCTGCCCCCTCGGCACGCGATGCTGGGGTACGGCGCGCGGATGGGGGTGGCCGCTGCACTCACGTACGCGATCGCCGCGTCGCTCGGTCTCGATCATCCCGGCTGGGCACCCGCCGCCTGCCTGCTGGTGGCTCGCCCTCAGCTGGACCTGCTCCAGCAGCGCGGGGTCGCCCGCGTGCTTTCCGTCACCGTCGGCGCCCTGGCCGCCGTTCTCCTGCTCTGGCTTCAGCCATCGAATGCGACGCTCGCTTTTGTGTGTGTTGCGATGCTCGGCGCGATCGCCGGCACCGCCGGCAGCCGGTGGTACATCACCTCGGCCTTCACCACCCTGCTCGTGTTCGTCATGCTCCTCAACGGTCACACCGACGAGACCGTCGCCAAGGTCAACGAGCGGGTGGGCGAGACCGTCCTCGGCGTAGCGGCTGCCTATCTGTTCGGGTGGGCGATTCCTGTGCTGCGCTCGCGACTCACTCGGCAGACCGGCGAGCCGACGGGATAG
- a CDS encoding alpha/beta hydrolase translates to MTLTEHEVAEIERANGAGLRPVMFIHGLWLLSSSWDRWRGVFEEAGFTTIAPGWPDDPETVAEARQTPEVFAKKMVQQVTDHYLEAAAALQQEPAVVGHSFGGLVAQKVAGEGVAAATVAIDPAPFQGVLPIPADALKSAFPVVGNPANTRRAVTLTFEQFTFGWANALEEAEAHELYDTFHVPAAGLPIFQAVTANLNPFSETKVDTKNPDRGPLLIISGERDHTVPYAIAHSAYKIQAKHNEAITEFVELPNRGHSLTIDHGWREVATAALEFLARAGVAPASGT, encoded by the coding sequence ATGACTCTCACGGAGCATGAGGTGGCGGAGATCGAGCGGGCGAACGGGGCCGGGCTGCGTCCGGTGATGTTCATCCACGGACTGTGGCTGCTGTCGAGCAGCTGGGATCGGTGGCGTGGTGTGTTCGAGGAAGCCGGCTTTACGACCATCGCGCCGGGCTGGCCGGACGATCCGGAGACCGTCGCCGAGGCGCGGCAGACACCGGAGGTGTTCGCCAAGAAGATGGTCCAACAGGTGACAGATCACTACCTGGAGGCGGCCGCCGCCCTGCAGCAGGAACCGGCGGTGGTCGGTCACTCCTTCGGCGGACTGGTGGCGCAGAAGGTGGCGGGCGAGGGAGTGGCCGCAGCCACGGTCGCCATCGATCCCGCACCGTTCCAGGGGGTGCTCCCCATCCCGGCCGATGCGCTGAAGAGCGCCTTCCCCGTGGTGGGGAACCCGGCCAACACCCGGCGGGCCGTAACCCTCACCTTCGAACAGTTCACCTTCGGCTGGGCCAACGCGCTCGAGGAGGCCGAGGCGCATGAGCTGTACGACACCTTCCACGTACCGGCCGCCGGACTCCCGATCTTCCAGGCGGTCACGGCGAACCTCAATCCGTTCTCCGAGACCAAGGTCGACACCAAGAATCCGGACCGCGGACCGCTCTTGATCATCTCCGGCGAACGGGACCACACCGTCCCGTACGCGATCGCGCACAGCGCCTACAAGATCCAGGCCAAGCACAACGAGGCGATCACCGAGTTCGTCGAGCTGCCGAACCGTGGCCACTCGTTGACCATCGATCACGGCTGGCGCGAGGTCGCGACCGCCGCTCTGGAGTTCCTTGCCCGAGCGGGAGTGGCGCCCGCCTCCGGAACCTGA
- a CDS encoding ornithine cyclodeaminase family protein, which produces MAEVVRGRNLLYLSKADVIGLGLSRQTILDRVLQALVEHGHKRYEMPAKIGVHPYQDVFFHAMPAYLPSMQLVGMKWIECYPRNPTEFELPQTTGLLCLNDVETGVPVCLMDSAWLTAMRTPAVTVLMAKHLHPGARRFGMFGAGVQGREHVLFAAHYLEGLEEILVYDRLPEVAHRMVEEIQPGVDIPIRVRGSVEQVVKECEVLSSATIVLREPLSIAKDEWVSAGQTILPCDLNTFWAPEISRRADAYIVDSTEEHDLFVEMGYYPGGSPRITAETGEVLAGLAPGRTCSDQLVVNSNIGMAVVDIAVASAIHEAALAAGVGALLDL; this is translated from the coding sequence ATGGCCGAGGTCGTCCGGGGCCGGAACCTGCTGTACCTCTCCAAGGCGGATGTCATCGGCCTGGGGCTGTCCCGCCAGACCATCCTGGATCGGGTCTTGCAGGCGCTCGTCGAGCACGGGCACAAGCGGTACGAGATGCCCGCCAAGATCGGGGTGCACCCGTACCAGGACGTGTTCTTCCACGCCATGCCGGCGTATCTGCCGAGCATGCAGTTGGTCGGCATGAAGTGGATCGAGTGCTATCCCCGCAACCCCACGGAGTTCGAGCTACCGCAGACGACCGGGCTGCTGTGCCTCAATGACGTCGAGACGGGAGTTCCCGTCTGCCTGATGGATTCCGCGTGGCTGACCGCGATGCGTACGCCTGCCGTCACCGTGCTGATGGCCAAGCATCTCCACCCGGGTGCGCGGAGATTCGGAATGTTCGGGGCCGGCGTCCAGGGTCGTGAGCACGTGCTCTTCGCAGCCCACTATCTGGAGGGCCTGGAGGAGATCCTGGTCTACGACCGCTTGCCGGAGGTCGCTCACCGGATGGTCGAGGAGATCCAGCCAGGTGTCGACATCCCGATCAGGGTTCGCGGATCGGTCGAGCAGGTGGTCAAAGAGTGCGAGGTCCTGAGCTCGGCCACGATCGTGTTGCGTGAGCCGCTGTCGATCGCGAAGGACGAGTGGGTGTCGGCGGGTCAGACGATCCTCCCGTGCGATTTGAACACCTTCTGGGCGCCGGAGATCTCGCGTCGGGCGGACGCGTACATCGTCGACTCCACCGAGGAGCACGACCTGTTCGTGGAGATGGGCTACTACCCGGGCGGCAGCCCCCGGATCACCGCCGAGACCGGTGAGGTGCTGGCCGGTCTCGCGCCGGGCCGGACCTGCAGCGACCAGCTGGTCGTCAACAGCAACATCGGCATGGCTGTGGTCGATATCGCGGTCGCCTCGGCGATCCACGAAGCCGCTTTGGCGGCAGGTGTCGGTGCGCTGCTCGACCTGTAG
- a CDS encoding AAA family ATPase yields MTSNPLEPVLYEVKRVIVGQDILLERMAIAMLAGGHLLVEGVPGLAKTLAVKSLAGAIGGQFQRIQFTPDLVPADLVGTRVYHQRTGEFETVLGPVLTNLLLADEINRAPAKVQSALLEVMQERQVTIGRETFTVPEPFLVMATQNPIESDGTYPLPEAQVDRFMMKVVVGYPSSPEEHAIVERALVPPEQPQVMLTPQDLLEMRRRVEQTYVDPAIVDYAVRLVTATRTPASIGQADLSKYLTYGASPRASIALVTGARALAFLRGRDYVLPYDVDELALDVLRHRIVLSYEALADDLDADAILVRVLRAVPSPDVALQG; encoded by the coding sequence ATGACGTCGAACCCTCTGGAACCGGTGCTGTACGAGGTCAAGCGCGTCATCGTCGGTCAGGACATCCTGCTCGAGCGGATGGCGATCGCCATGCTCGCCGGCGGCCATCTGCTCGTCGAGGGCGTACCAGGCCTGGCCAAGACCCTTGCCGTCAAGTCGCTGGCCGGCGCCATCGGTGGACAGTTCCAGCGGATCCAGTTCACCCCGGACCTGGTGCCGGCCGATCTCGTCGGCACCCGGGTCTATCACCAGCGGACCGGCGAGTTCGAGACCGTGCTGGGTCCGGTGCTCACCAACCTGCTGCTGGCCGACGAGATCAACCGTGCGCCGGCCAAGGTGCAGAGCGCCCTGCTCGAGGTGATGCAGGAGCGGCAGGTGACGATCGGCCGGGAGACCTTCACCGTGCCGGAGCCCTTCTTGGTGATGGCGACCCAGAATCCGATCGAATCCGATGGGACCTATCCCCTGCCCGAGGCGCAGGTCGACCGGTTCATGATGAAGGTCGTCGTCGGCTACCCGTCCTCTCCCGAGGAGCACGCGATCGTGGAGCGGGCCCTGGTCCCGCCCGAGCAGCCGCAGGTGATGCTCACGCCGCAGGACCTGCTCGAGATGCGCCGTCGTGTCGAGCAGACCTACGTCGACCCGGCGATCGTCGACTACGCCGTACGGCTGGTCACCGCCACCCGAACACCGGCGAGCATCGGCCAGGCCGACCTGAGCAAGTACCTGACCTACGGTGCCAGTCCGCGCGCCAGCATCGCCCTCGTCACCGGCGCCCGTGCCCTGGCCTTCCTGCGTGGCCGCGACTATGTGCTGCCGTACGACGTCGACGAACTGGCCCTGGATGTGCTCCGGCACCGGATCGTGCTCTCGTACGAGGCCTTGGCCGACGATCTCGATGCCGACGCCATCCTGGTCCGAGTGCTCCGCGCCGTACCGTCCCCCGACGTCGCGCTGCAGGGGTGA
- a CDS encoding AAA family ATPase, translating to MLTPQIIGRRSELSLFDSLCSELPDRGAALLLEGDPGLGKTALVEEFARRAAAQSMQVLRTSGTIVESAVPFAGLHLLLRPLRDRFATLPLPQRDALEVAFGVVPGSPPAPFLAGLATLTLLAEAAAERPVLVIADDLHWLDPASQSALLIAARRIAFDPVIVVLSARPGRRDEPVGLRRLTLAPLTFIDANALLDLRPDHPHGAARRMLLELAAGNPLALVELPAAASTANPLEPVPLTSRLERAFVGRFTQLERPARLAVLAAALDDACSAADAIAAAARTAGHDPDTAWLDAAAAVGLIEQRPGSFGFRHPLVRSAVLTASGSGERTELYRALIAIHAGDPTRTIWWRAELAEADDAQLADELDDLAGVGLAGNAPAMALRALRRSADLTADPDNRSRRQLSAAAAAARIGAYDVAEELLARVEGDSDDAAIRAQAAWQRELLPIEQSALASGDFGPALAAIETMQSVGQPDRALDAVLHLASIAWHHSTAPEPGEVLIPAVRSLNLDPDDPRMLLLAAVTDAPGLGVEIIDRIRRRDRTAVIDAETAWFLGYALNLAGEIEHSLAYLRESVGQLRESGQINLLPHALMGLSWTCFVGGNLVEGRAYAEECVTIGIDLDDPGLTAAAEAAIALFDAVDGTPPDPVTIAGRSPLAAHALDSRSIRSTLIAARGTAALVEGRPGDALEQLTKLTNPSDPAYHVTFGVVTAPDLIDAALLAGERPLAQSRTEAIETLARRWHAPLVRSALRYAHLALVDGAALDKAADQLDTDPLSMPLVDARAHLSAGTRLRRARHIAGARHHLRRALDVFDQAGARRWATRCRDELRATGERLLDEQPSGRHVLTPQELLVAQLAAGGLTNRVIAERLFLSHRTVGSHLHAAYRKLGVASRDHLKVALATADGG from the coding sequence GTGCTGACGCCGCAGATCATCGGTCGTCGCTCCGAGCTGTCGCTGTTCGACTCCCTCTGCTCCGAGCTGCCCGACCGCGGTGCCGCGCTCCTGCTCGAGGGAGACCCGGGGTTGGGCAAGACCGCTCTCGTCGAGGAGTTCGCCCGGCGAGCTGCGGCTCAGTCGATGCAGGTGCTCAGGACCTCGGGCACGATCGTCGAGTCGGCGGTTCCCTTCGCCGGCCTGCATCTGCTGCTACGTCCGCTGCGGGACCGTTTCGCGACGCTTCCGCTGCCTCAGCGAGACGCCTTGGAGGTGGCATTCGGCGTCGTCCCCGGCAGCCCGCCGGCGCCCTTTCTCGCCGGGCTGGCGACGTTGACGCTGCTCGCCGAGGCTGCGGCGGAGCGGCCGGTGCTGGTGATCGCCGACGATCTGCACTGGCTCGATCCTGCCTCGCAGTCCGCCCTGCTGATCGCCGCCCGACGGATCGCCTTCGACCCGGTGATCGTCGTCCTCTCCGCCAGGCCGGGTCGGCGTGATGAGCCCGTGGGGCTGCGCCGGCTCACTCTGGCGCCACTGACCTTCATCGATGCCAACGCGCTTCTCGACCTGAGACCCGACCACCCTCACGGGGCCGCCCGGCGGATGCTGCTGGAACTGGCGGCCGGCAACCCGCTGGCCCTGGTCGAGCTGCCCGCCGCAGCCTCCACCGCGAACCCGCTGGAACCGGTGCCGCTCACCAGCCGCCTCGAGCGGGCCTTCGTGGGCCGGTTCACACAGCTCGAGCGCCCAGCGCGCCTCGCGGTCCTTGCCGCGGCACTCGATGATGCCTGCTCGGCCGCGGACGCGATCGCTGCCGCCGCCCGGACCGCGGGTCACGATCCCGATACCGCATGGCTCGACGCCGCTGCCGCTGTCGGGCTGATCGAGCAGCGGCCCGGCAGCTTCGGCTTCCGACATCCGCTCGTCCGCTCCGCCGTGCTCACCGCCAGCGGATCCGGCGAGCGCACCGAGCTGTATCGCGCCCTCATCGCGATCCACGCCGGCGATCCGACCCGTACGATCTGGTGGCGCGCGGAGCTCGCGGAAGCCGATGACGCTCAGCTGGCCGACGAGCTGGACGACCTGGCCGGGGTGGGTCTCGCCGGAAACGCCCCTGCCATGGCGCTGCGGGCCCTGCGGCGCTCGGCTGACCTCACCGCCGACCCCGATAACCGGTCCCGGAGGCAGCTCAGCGCGGCAGCTGCGGCGGCTCGGATCGGGGCGTACGACGTGGCCGAGGAACTGCTGGCGCGAGTCGAGGGCGACTCCGATGATGCGGCCATCCGGGCACAGGCCGCCTGGCAGCGAGAGCTGTTGCCCATCGAGCAGTCCGCGCTGGCGTCCGGCGACTTCGGTCCGGCGCTTGCCGCGATCGAGACGATGCAGAGTGTCGGCCAGCCCGACCGTGCGCTGGACGCCGTGCTCCATCTCGCCTCGATCGCGTGGCATCACTCCACGGCGCCCGAGCCGGGGGAAGTCCTGATTCCGGCGGTCCGCAGCCTGAACCTCGATCCGGACGATCCCCGCATGCTGCTGCTCGCCGCCGTCACGGACGCGCCGGGTCTGGGCGTCGAGATCATCGACCGGATCCGACGACGCGACCGCACGGCCGTCATCGATGCGGAGACGGCTTGGTTCCTCGGCTACGCGCTCAATCTGGCCGGGGAGATCGAGCACTCCCTTGCCTACTTGCGTGAGTCGGTAGGGCAGCTGCGAGAATCCGGACAGATCAACCTCCTTCCCCATGCGCTGATGGGCCTCTCATGGACCTGCTTCGTCGGCGGCAACCTCGTCGAAGGACGGGCTTACGCCGAGGAGTGCGTCACGATCGGCATCGATCTCGACGATCCGGGTCTCACCGCCGCCGCCGAGGCCGCCATCGCGCTGTTCGACGCCGTCGACGGAACTCCGCCCGACCCCGTGACGATTGCCGGTCGCTCACCACTTGCCGCGCATGCCCTCGACAGTCGCTCGATTCGCTCAACCCTCATCGCCGCTCGGGGTACGGCCGCACTGGTCGAGGGGCGGCCCGGCGACGCTCTCGAGCAACTCACCAAACTCACGAACCCGAGTGACCCGGCCTACCACGTGACCTTCGGCGTCGTCACAGCTCCCGATCTGATCGATGCCGCGCTGCTGGCCGGCGAGCGACCGCTCGCTCAGTCCAGGACCGAGGCCATCGAGACGCTTGCTCGGCGTTGGCACGCACCGCTGGTGCGGTCTGCCCTCCGCTACGCGCACCTCGCGCTGGTCGACGGGGCGGCCCTCGACAAGGCGGCGGATCAGCTCGATACCGACCCGCTGTCGATGCCCCTGGTCGACGCACGGGCTCACCTGAGCGCAGGAACTCGGCTGCGCCGGGCTCGTCACATCGCCGGCGCGCGTCATCACCTGCGCCGTGCTCTCGACGTATTCGACCAGGCGGGTGCGCGCCGGTGGGCCACCCGCTGTCGTGACGAGCTCCGGGCCACCGGGGAACGACTCTTGGATGAGCAGCCCTCGGGCCGCCACGTGCTCACGCCCCAGGAACTCCTCGTCGCGCAATTGGCCGCCGGGGGCCTGACCAATCGGGTCATCGCGGAGCGGCTCTTCCTGTCCCATCGCACCGTCGGGAGTCACCTGCACGCCGCCTACCGGAAGCTGGGTGTCGCCTCCCGCGACCACCTCAAGGTGGCGCTGGCCACCGCCGACGGCGGTTGA
- a CDS encoding DUF58 domain-containing protein, whose amino-acid sequence MLTAPDRLLHRLEWRIVRRLDGRLQGGYRTARRGIGWDFHGLRAYEEGDDARHIDWNVTARLDEPQVREFTEDRELTTWLVLDRSASMAAGGTGRGKQEVLAELALVLARMLGRNGNRVGAVLYDAAEVRIVPLGSGRNQALRIGRELDRPLPGKASTTTDLAAMLETVTTLARRCLVLVISDFIGTGEWQRPLIRLAHRNEVVALRVVDATDDALPEVGLIVVQDAETGEQLLVDSADPMFRERFRDGVDERDAALSSGMRRAGVPLHRIGTDSDLVESLLAVIGETRRRRR is encoded by the coding sequence ATGCTCACCGCGCCGGATCGCCTGTTGCACCGCCTCGAGTGGCGGATCGTCCGCCGACTCGACGGGCGGCTGCAGGGTGGATACCGGACCGCACGGCGCGGCATCGGTTGGGACTTCCACGGGCTGCGGGCGTACGAGGAAGGCGACGACGCCCGGCACATCGACTGGAATGTCACCGCACGGCTGGACGAGCCGCAGGTACGCGAGTTCACCGAAGACCGGGAGCTCACCACCTGGCTGGTGTTGGACCGGTCGGCTTCGATGGCGGCCGGCGGCACCGGTCGGGGCAAGCAGGAGGTGCTGGCCGAACTCGCGCTGGTCCTGGCCCGAATGCTCGGCCGCAACGGCAACCGGGTCGGCGCGGTGCTGTACGACGCCGCCGAGGTGCGGATCGTGCCGCTGGGCAGCGGGCGCAACCAGGCGCTACGGATCGGCCGAGAGCTCGACCGGCCTCTGCCAGGAAAGGCATCGACCACCACCGATCTGGCCGCGATGCTGGAGACGGTCACCACGCTGGCCCGGCGATGCCTGGTGCTGGTGATCTCCGACTTCATCGGCACCGGCGAGTGGCAGCGACCACTGATCCGGTTGGCGCACCGCAACGAGGTCGTCGCGCTGCGGGTGGTGGACGCGACCGACGATGCACTGCCGGAGGTCGGCCTGATCGTCGTTCAGGATGCGGAGACCGGCGAGCAATTGCTGGTCGACTCGGCCGATCCCATGTTCCGCGAGCGGTTCCGCGATGGGGTGGATGAGCGGGACGCAGCCCTCTCCTCGGGGATGCGACGGGCTGGGGTGCCCCTGCATCGGATCGGTACGGACAGCGACCTCGTCGAGTCCCTGCTCGCGGTGATCGGCGAGACTCGGCGGCGGAGACGGTGA